The proteins below come from a single Candidatus Schekmanbacteria bacterium RIFCSPLOWO2_02_FULL_38_14 genomic window:
- a CDS encoding ribonuclease G (involved in the processing of the 5'end of 16S rRNA), which produces MSREIIINSTSQETRIAVLENNLLSEIFTERKKEKGINGNIYKGKVSKVLPGMQAAFIDIGMDKAGFLHASDIADDARAYEKLLDEDKDISQDKLDDEIFENEEEVSISKDSSLQIEDLLKKGQEILVQVSREPIGSKGPRLTSYITLPGRYLVFMPTVNHMGISRRIEDKGERARLKGIMNDLRTPNSGFIVRTASEGKSHEDFMSDMNFLKKLWGTVQERHDKRQAPCLVHADMDLVFRILRDLFTSDIERILVDFKADFERCLDFAEKYLPQHSGRIEFYEGKEPIFDLFGIEIEIDKALGRKIWLKSGGYIVIDQTEALVAIDVNTGKYVGKRNLEETILKTNLEAVKEIVYQIRLRNLGGIIIIDFIDMEKEESREKVFHALENAIKGDRLRTNILKISELGLVQMSRKRMRESLSQSLCQQCIYCDGKGLIKSSTTICYEIFREIARVAISEPGKKIMVSVHPDVADMLYDEESAGIEELEKICQKKVIIKTDFDNHIEQYDIVAM; this is translated from the coding sequence ATGTCTCGTGAAATAATTATAAATTCAACTTCTCAGGAAACCCGCATTGCAGTTCTTGAGAATAATCTTTTGTCAGAAATATTTACAGAAAGGAAAAAAGAAAAGGGGATTAACGGAAACATTTACAAGGGAAAAGTAAGCAAGGTTCTTCCGGGAATGCAGGCTGCTTTCATTGACATAGGAATGGACAAGGCTGGTTTCCTTCATGCAAGTGACATAGCTGATGATGCAAGGGCATATGAAAAGTTGCTGGACGAGGATAAGGATATATCTCAGGATAAACTTGATGATGAGATTTTTGAAAACGAAGAAGAAGTTTCCATTAGCAAAGACAGTTCTCTTCAGATTGAAGACCTTCTGAAAAAAGGGCAGGAGATTCTTGTTCAGGTTTCAAGAGAGCCAATTGGTTCAAAGGGGCCACGTCTGACTTCATATATAACTCTGCCGGGAAGATACCTTGTGTTTATGCCGACTGTTAACCACATGGGAATCTCAAGAAGGATAGAGGATAAGGGAGAAAGGGCAAGGCTTAAGGGCATAATGAATGATTTGAGAACTCCAAACTCAGGATTTATAGTAAGAACTGCCAGTGAGGGAAAATCACACGAAGATTTTATGTCTGACATGAACTTTTTAAAAAAACTATGGGGAACAGTTCAGGAAAGACACGATAAACGTCAGGCTCCCTGCCTTGTTCATGCTGATATGGATTTGGTTTTCAGAATCCTCAGAGACCTTTTCACATCAGATATTGAAAGGATTCTTGTTGATTTCAAGGCTGATTTCGAGAGGTGCCTTGATTTTGCTGAAAAATATCTTCCCCAGCATTCTGGCAGGATTGAATTCTATGAAGGGAAAGAACCTATCTTTGATCTCTTTGGAATAGAGATAGAGATTGACAAGGCTCTCGGTAGAAAAATCTGGCTCAAGTCAGGAGGTTACATAGTGATTGACCAGACTGAAGCCCTTGTTGCAATTGATGTCAATACCGGAAAGTATGTTGGAAAGAGAAATCTTGAGGAAACAATACTGAAAACAAATCTTGAAGCGGTAAAAGAGATTGTTTACCAGATAAGGCTGAGGAACCTTGGAGGAATAATCATAATTGATTTTATAGACATGGAAAAGGAAGAGAGCAGGGAAAAGGTTTTTCATGCGCTGGAAAATGCAATAAAGGGAGATCGCTTAAGAACAAATATCCTTAAAATCTCCGAGCTTGGTCTTGTTCAGATGTCAAGAAAGAGGATGAGGGAAAGCCTTAGCCAGTCATTATGCCAGCAGTGTATTTATTGCGATGGCAAGGGATTGATAAAATCATCAACCACCATCTGTTATGAGATTTTCAGAGAGATTGCAAGGGTTGCCATTTCAGAACCCGGAAAGAAAATTATGGTAAGCGTTCATCCTGATGTTGCTGATATGCTTTATGATGAAGAAAGTGCAGGAATTGAAGAGCTGGAAAAAATCTGCCAGAAAAAAGTAATAATAAAAACTGATTTTGACAATCATATTGAGCAGTATGACATTGTGGCGATGTAG
- a CDS encoding amidophosphoribosyltransferase encodes MFDKFHEECGVFGIYGHSEASNLTYLGLYALQHRGQEGAGICSSDGKILYTSKSRGLIADIFTIEKLKKLQGHIAIGHNRYSTTGTSQLKNVQPFYARYSFGQIAVAHNGNLINAGVIREELQKNGAIFLSTSDTEVIIHLMAQSKEHNLIDRIVDSLKQVKGAYSILFLTEKKLIGVRDPNGFRPLILGKLKDSFVLASETCALDLIEAEYIRDIEPGEVVIIDENGLQSINPFKKTHLSQCIFEFIYFARPDSNIFKRNVHMVRKEFGRILARESPCKADFVIPVPDSGVVAAIGFSEVSGIPFEAGLIRNHYVGRTFIEPQQSIRHFGVKVKLNPVKKVIEGKKVVIIDDSIVRGTTSQKIIKMIRDAGAREVHMRISSPPTAYPCFYGIDTPTRKELIASSKSISEIKDFIGADSLAYLSLEALNRAVEALDHEFCNACFTGNYPVPILKEQMDQMELFQKGC; translated from the coding sequence ATGTTTGATAAATTTCACGAAGAATGCGGTGTATTTGGCATCTATGGCCATTCTGAAGCATCAAATTTAACCTATCTCGGCCTTTATGCCCTACAGCACAGGGGACAGGAGGGCGCCGGAATCTGTTCTTCTGACGGAAAGATTCTTTACACTTCCAAGTCAAGAGGCCTTATAGCTGACATATTTACAATTGAGAAACTGAAAAAACTGCAGGGGCACATAGCCATTGGTCACAACCGCTATTCTACAACAGGGACAAGCCAGCTTAAAAATGTTCAGCCTTTTTATGCGCGGTATTCATTCGGGCAGATTGCAGTTGCTCACAATGGTAATCTTATTAATGCCGGAGTTATCAGAGAAGAACTTCAGAAAAACGGAGCCATTTTTCTTTCAACAAGTGATACTGAGGTTATCATCCACCTTATGGCTCAGTCAAAAGAACACAATCTTATTGACAGGATTGTTGATTCTTTAAAGCAGGTAAAGGGAGCCTACTCAATACTCTTCTTGACTGAAAAAAAGCTCATAGGAGTCAGAGACCCTAACGGATTCAGGCCATTGATTCTTGGAAAATTAAAAGACAGCTTTGTCCTTGCTTCTGAGACCTGTGCGCTTGACCTTATCGAAGCTGAATATATCAGGGATATTGAGCCCGGGGAAGTGGTTATCATTGATGAGAATGGATTGCAGAGTATTAATCCTTTTAAAAAAACACACCTTTCACAGTGCATATTTGAATTTATATATTTTGCAAGACCTGACAGTAATATTTTTAAAAGAAATGTCCACATGGTGAGAAAGGAATTTGGACGGATACTTGCAAGAGAATCTCCATGCAAGGCAGATTTTGTCATTCCTGTTCCGGATTCAGGTGTTGTTGCAGCCATTGGTTTTTCAGAGGTTTCAGGGATTCCTTTTGAAGCCGGACTTATCAGGAACCATTATGTCGGAAGAACCTTTATAGAGCCGCAGCAGTCAATCAGGCATTTTGGAGTAAAAGTAAAACTGAACCCCGTTAAAAAAGTTATTGAAGGCAAAAAGGTGGTAATAATAGATGATTCAATTGTAAGGGGAACAACAAGCCAGAAAATAATCAAGATGATTAGAGATGCAGGAGCAAGGGAGGTTCATATGAGAATCAGCTCGCCTCCGACAGCTTACCCTTGCTTTTACGGAATTGATACTCCAACAAGAAAAGAGCTCATAGCATCATCCAAAAGCATATCAGAAATAAAGGACTTTATAGGAGCAGATAGTCTGGCTTATCTCAGCCTTGAAGCATTAAACAGAGCTGTTGAAGCCCTTGACCATGAATTCTGCAATGCCTGCTTTACGGGGAACTATCCTGTCCCGATTCTCAAAGAGCAGATGGACCAGATGGAACTGTTTCAAAAAGGCTGTTGA
- a CDS encoding phosphoribosylformylglycinamidine synthase II produces MREPKVTKELIEAHGLTEDEYKRICEILGRDPNYTELGIFAVMWSEHCSYKSSRVHLKKFPTKAPCVLQGPGENAGAVDIGDGLAAVFKIESHNHPSFIEPYQGAGTGVGGILRDIFTMGARPIVNMNSLRFGRLDKPKNRYLLEGVVGGIAGYGNCMGIPTTGGEIYFEECYDGNPLVNAFSLGIVKKDKIFLGTARGINNPVIYVGSRTGKDGIHGVTMASEEFSEEAQEKRPTVQVGDPFTEKLLLEACLELMKKDYIVGIQDMGGAGLTCSSCETAARAGNGIEIDIDLVPLREEGMSPYEIMLSESQERMLIIAKAGREKEVKEIFDKWDLEAAVIGRVTGDGNMRVMKSGKVVAEIPAKALADEAPLYSRPVKRPEYQDELNSLAIEKIPEPENFNEVFLKILSSLNISSKAWVYEQYDHMVRVNSVVLPGSDSSVIRIIESGKALAMTLDGNSRYCFLDPFEGGKIAVAEAARNISCSGAKPLAVTNCLNFGNPEKPEIMWQFSKCVEGMVSACEAFQVPVISGNVSLYNETMGEAIYPTPVIGMVGIINKSKPYCTQWFKDEGDLILLLGDNREELGGTEYLKIVHKMVKGFPPRCDLEAEKNIQNACMSGIEKGFIKSAHDCSDGGIAIALAESCITDPEKSLGASVSLEDEIRLDSLLFGETQGRIVVSLEQRNLDKFTEISKQFGIKPKIIGRVGGKNFNIEAKGRNNKKVNIEQPIDMIKNIWKSSLKNALQVKNV; encoded by the coding sequence TTGCGTGAGCCAAAAGTAACAAAAGAGCTTATAGAAGCGCACGGCCTGACTGAAGACGAATACAAAAGGATATGTGAAATTCTCGGAAGAGATCCAAATTACACTGAACTCGGAATATTTGCTGTAATGTGGAGCGAACACTGCAGTTACAAAAGCTCCAGAGTGCATCTGAAAAAATTTCCAACAAAAGCTCCTTGTGTGTTGCAAGGTCCCGGAGAAAATGCAGGAGCAGTCGACATCGGTGACGGGCTTGCAGCAGTGTTCAAGATTGAAAGCCATAATCATCCCTCATTCATAGAACCATATCAGGGAGCCGGTACGGGAGTTGGAGGAATCCTGAGGGATATATTCACAATGGGCGCAAGACCCATTGTGAATATGAATTCCCTGAGGTTTGGAAGACTTGATAAGCCTAAGAACAGGTACCTTCTTGAGGGTGTTGTTGGAGGCATTGCCGGATATGGAAACTGCATGGGTATTCCAACAACTGGCGGAGAAATATATTTTGAAGAATGCTATGACGGGAATCCTCTTGTTAATGCCTTTTCTCTCGGCATTGTGAAAAAGGATAAAATATTTTTAGGAACTGCAAGAGGAATCAATAACCCTGTTATCTATGTTGGCTCGAGAACAGGGAAAGACGGCATTCATGGCGTAACAATGGCTTCAGAGGAATTCAGTGAGGAAGCACAGGAAAAAAGACCAACAGTTCAGGTAGGAGACCCTTTTACAGAAAAGCTCCTTCTTGAAGCCTGCCTTGAGCTGATGAAAAAAGACTACATAGTCGGAATCCAGGATATGGGAGGTGCGGGGTTGACTTGTTCATCCTGTGAAACAGCAGCAAGGGCTGGAAACGGCATAGAGATAGATATCGATTTGGTGCCTCTCAGGGAAGAGGGTATGTCACCATATGAAATAATGCTTTCAGAATCACAGGAGAGAATGCTGATTATAGCAAAGGCTGGAAGGGAAAAAGAGGTTAAGGAGATATTTGACAAGTGGGATTTGGAGGCTGCTGTGATTGGCAGGGTAACAGGGGATGGAAATATGAGAGTTATGAAAAGTGGTAAAGTAGTTGCTGAAATCCCGGCAAAAGCCCTTGCTGATGAAGCACCCCTGTATAGCAGACCTGTTAAAAGACCTGAGTATCAGGACGAGCTGAACAGCCTTGCAATTGAAAAAATACCAGAACCTGAAAACTTCAATGAAGTTTTTCTTAAAATCCTTTCTTCATTAAATATTTCAAGCAAAGCCTGGGTTTATGAGCAGTATGACCATATGGTCAGGGTAAACTCAGTAGTTCTGCCTGGTTCTGATTCGTCTGTAATAAGAATTATAGAGAGCGGTAAGGCTTTAGCCATGACCCTTGATGGAAACAGCAGATACTGCTTTCTTGACCCATTTGAAGGGGGAAAAATAGCAGTTGCAGAGGCTGCAAGAAATATTTCCTGTTCAGGGGCAAAGCCTCTTGCAGTAACAAACTGTCTGAATTTCGGAAATCCTGAAAAACCTGAAATAATGTGGCAGTTTTCTAAATGCGTAGAAGGTATGGTTTCTGCATGCGAAGCCTTTCAGGTTCCGGTTATAAGCGGGAATGTGAGCCTGTATAATGAAACAATGGGAGAAGCAATATACCCGACACCGGTTATTGGAATGGTTGGCATCATTAATAAATCAAAACCATATTGTACCCAGTGGTTTAAGGATGAGGGAGATTTAATACTTCTTCTTGGTGATAACAGGGAAGAACTTGGCGGGACAGAGTATCTGAAAATAGTTCATAAAATGGTAAAAGGATTTCCTCCAAGATGTGATTTGGAAGCTGAAAAAAATATCCAGAATGCATGCATGTCAGGGATAGAAAAGGGGTTTATAAAATCAGCCCACGATTGCTCGGACGGAGGCATAGCGATTGCGCTTGCTGAAAGTTGCATAACAGATCCTGAAAAATCTCTTGGAGCTTCTGTTTCACTTGAGGATGAGATAAGGCTTGACAGTTTGCTTTTTGGAGAAACTCAGGGGAGAATAGTTGTAAGCCTTGAGCAAAGAAATCTTGACAAATTTACAGAAATTTCTAAACAGTTTGGTATAAAACCAAAAATCATTGGCAGGGTTGGAGGAAAAAATTTTAATATAGAGGCAAAAGGAAGAAATAACAAGAAAGTAAATATTGAACAACCCATTGATATGATAAAAAATATCTGGAAATCATCTCTAAAAAATGCTCTGCAAGTGAAAAATGTTTGA
- a CDS encoding phosphoribosylformylglycinamidine synthase I, with protein MKFGIIVFPGSNCDHDCYHVIRHIVKEDAEYIWHKNEKLSNYDCIIVPGGFSYGDYLRTGAIARFSKIMKPVEEFAGRGGFVIGICNGFQILLEAGLLPGAMIKNKTLKFICKHVHVRVEDIDTPFTNSYKKGDVLKIPIAHADGNYFADPETIKILKRDNQIIFRYCNPQGEITEESNPNGSLENIAGICNKKRNVVGMMPHPERASEKVLGSDDGIKIWESIVRLVKDNK; from the coding sequence ATGAAGTTTGGAATTATTGTTTTCCCAGGTTCAAATTGTGACCACGATTGCTATCATGTAATCAGGCATATTGTCAAAGAAGATGCAGAATACATATGGCACAAGAACGAAAAATTAAGCAACTATGACTGCATTATTGTTCCCGGAGGATTTTCTTATGGAGATTATCTCCGAACCGGAGCAATTGCACGCTTTTCTAAAATTATGAAGCCCGTAGAAGAATTTGCAGGAAGAGGCGGATTTGTAATCGGAATCTGTAACGGTTTCCAGATTCTTCTTGAAGCAGGACTTCTTCCGGGAGCAATGATAAAAAACAAAACACTGAAATTCATTTGCAAGCATGTGCACGTAAGGGTTGAAGATATTGATACACCGTTTACCAATAGTTATAAAAAAGGTGATGTTCTTAAAATTCCAATTGCCCATGCTGATGGAAATTATTTTGCTGATCCGGAGACAATCAAAATATTAAAACGTGACAATCAGATTATCTTCAGATACTGCAATCCTCAAGGTGAGATTACAGAGGAGTCAAATCCAAATGGTTCTCTTGAAAATATTGCAGGCATCTGCAACAAAAAACGGAATGTAGTCGGAATGATGCCGCACCCTGAAAGAGCATCTGAAAAGGTTCTTGGGAGTGATGACGGGATTAAAATATGGGAATCAATTGTGAGGTTAGTTAAGGATAATAAATAA
- a CDS encoding phosphoribosylaminoimidazolesuccinocarboxamide synthase, translating into MSSEECVLKTNFADLKLFKRGKVRDVYDFGDRLLIVATDRISAFDVILPNGIPCKGKVLTHITKFWFDQLKDIVPTHFITMNVDEYPEECRVYRDILEGRSMIVEKSEPLPVECVVRGYLAGSGYFEYKECGSICGIPLPKNLLESGKLETPVFTPSTKSETGHDENISFNRVVEILGTELAEKIREISIKIYMRARNIAEKKGIIIADTKFEFGIRGGKLFLIDEVLTPDSSRFWPKDDYRQGRAQKSFDKQFVRDYLLTLDWDKTPPGPELPEEVVKKTSEKYLEAIKKLADITLR; encoded by the coding sequence ATGTCTTCTGAAGAATGCGTGCTAAAAACAAATTTTGCAGACTTAAAGCTTTTTAAAAGAGGGAAAGTAAGGGATGTTTATGATTTTGGCGACAGGTTGCTGATAGTTGCAACAGACAGAATATCTGCTTTTGATGTTATCCTGCCAAACGGAATTCCATGCAAGGGAAAGGTCTTGACTCATATAACAAAATTCTGGTTTGACCAGCTAAAAGATATAGTTCCGACACATTTTATTACAATGAATGTTGACGAGTATCCGGAAGAATGCAGAGTGTACAGGGATATTCTTGAGGGCAGAAGCATGATAGTTGAAAAATCAGAGCCTCTTCCTGTTGAGTGCGTTGTCAGAGGTTATCTCGCAGGCTCAGGGTATTTTGAATACAAAGAATGCGGTTCAATATGCGGAATACCTCTTCCAAAGAATTTACTTGAATCAGGCAAACTTGAAACTCCCGTATTCACTCCTTCAACTAAAAGCGAAACAGGCCATGATGAAAATATTTCATTTAACAGGGTTGTGGAAATTCTTGGGACTGAGCTGGCTGAGAAGATAAGGGAGATAAGCATAAAAATATATATGAGGGCAAGGAACATTGCAGAGAAAAAAGGAATAATCATAGCTGATACTAAATTTGAATTTGGAATACGCGGAGGCAAATTATTCCTTATAGATGAAGTCCTTACCCCCGATTCTTCAAGGTTTTGGCCAAAGGATGACTACAGGCAGGGAAGGGCACAAAAGAGTTTTGACAAGCAGTTTGTGAGAGATTATCTTCTGACTCTTGACTGGGATAAAACTCCTCCTGGGCCTGAATTGCCGGAAGAAGTTGTCAAAAAAACTAGTGAAAAGTATCTTGAAGCAATTAAAAAACTTGCTGATATAACACTGAGATAG
- a CDS encoding phosphoribosylformylglycinamidine synthase, whose translation MSQARVYVTLKPSVLDPQGKAVKSALVSLGFQGLKDIRVGKYFEINIDEISKETAIEKIKEMCEKLLANTVIENYRLEIVE comes from the coding sequence TTGTCACAAGCCAGAGTTTATGTAACATTGAAACCGAGTGTCCTTGACCCGCAGGGAAAGGCAGTCAAAAGTGCGCTTGTCTCTCTTGGGTTTCAGGGGTTGAAAGATATACGGGTTGGTAAATACTTTGAAATAAATATTGATGAGATTTCAAAAGAGACTGCTATAGAAAAAATAAAAGAGATGTGTGAAAAATTGCTTGCTAATACTGTTATTGAAAACTATAGGTTGGAAATAGTAGAATAA
- a CDS encoding adenylosuccinate lyase, translating to MIPRYSRKEMSRIWEPESKFSKWLEIEILVCEALETSGEIPEGTTKKIREKAKFNVARIDEIEKKTKHDVIAFLTNVAENVGEESRFIHLGMTSSDILDTSLALQLKEASELIIADINDLLPLLKRKAFEHRDTVMIGRSHGIHAEPITFGLKIALWYSEMKRNLDRMERAKENISYGMISGAVGTFAHIKPRVEEYVCEKLGLKPDPITTQVIQRDRHAEFMLALAIIASSLDKFSTELRHLQRTEVLEAEEYFSEGQKGSSAMPHKRNPITGEQISGLARVIRGNSLAALENIPLWHERDISHSSVERVIFPDSTVLIDYLLVKFKNLVENLFVYPEKMKENLEKTKGLIFSEGVLLSLAKNGVSREDAYVMVQRNAMRVWKEGLDFKNLLMCDGEIRKYLSEKEVEECFNLGHHLKNVDIIFERVFGR from the coding sequence ATGATCCCTCGCTATTCGAGAAAAGAAATGAGCAGAATCTGGGAGCCAGAGAGCAAGTTTTCGAAATGGCTGGAGATAGAAATTCTGGTGTGTGAAGCGCTCGAAACATCAGGAGAGATTCCAGAAGGAACCACAAAAAAAATCAGAGAAAAAGCAAAATTTAATGTAGCCCGTATAGACGAAATAGAGAAAAAAACAAAACACGATGTAATTGCTTTTCTTACAAATGTAGCAGAGAATGTCGGTGAGGAGTCAAGATTCATTCATTTAGGCATGACTTCTTCAGACATTCTTGATACATCCCTTGCCCTCCAGCTCAAAGAAGCCTCTGAACTGATAATTGCTGATATAAATGATCTCCTTCCCCTTCTTAAAAGAAAAGCCTTTGAACATAGGGATACTGTTATGATAGGGAGGTCTCACGGCATCCACGCTGAACCAATAACCTTTGGACTGAAAATAGCGCTCTGGTACAGCGAGATGAAAAGAAACCTTGATAGGATGGAAAGAGCAAAGGAGAATATAAGCTACGGAATGATTTCCGGGGCTGTCGGAACGTTTGCACATATAAAACCCCGGGTCGAGGAATATGTGTGTGAAAAATTGGGATTAAAACCTGATCCTATAACTACTCAGGTAATCCAGAGAGACCGTCATGCAGAATTCATGCTTGCTCTTGCAATTATTGCAAGTTCTCTTGATAAGTTTTCAACAGAACTGAGGCATCTGCAACGCACTGAAGTGCTTGAAGCTGAGGAATATTTTTCAGAAGGGCAGAAGGGGTCATCTGCAATGCCACATAAAAGGAATCCCATCACAGGTGAGCAGATATCAGGACTGGCAAGGGTGATAAGAGGAAATTCCCTTGCAGCGCTTGAAAACATACCGCTGTGGCATGAGAGAGATATCAGCCATTCTTCTGTTGAAAGAGTTATTTTCCCGGACAGCACAGTTCTTATTGATTATTTGCTGGTAAAATTTAAAAATCTTGTTGAAAACCTGTTTGTGTACCCAGAAAAAATGAAAGAGAACCTTGAGAAAACAAAAGGGTTAATATTTTCCGAAGGGGTTTTGCTTTCACTTGCAAAAAACGGAGTATCAAGAGAAGATGCCTATGTAATGGTTCAAAGAAATGCAATGAGGGTATGGAAAGAGGGTTTAGATTTTAAAAATCTGCTTATGTGTGATGGAGAGATAAGAAAATATTTATCAGAAAAAGAAGTTGAAGAATGTTTTAACTTAGGGCACCATTTAAAAAATGTTGATATTATTTTTGAGCGTGTATTTGGCAGGTAA
- a CDS encoding polyribonucleotide nucleotidyltransferase produces the protein MIKKEINLNDLMLSIETGRLAKQADGAVLVRYGDVMVLVTAVAADTPRENIDFLPFTVDYREKAYAAGKIPGGFFKREGRPQEKEILTSRLIDRPLRPLFPDEYYYEVQVIATVLSADQQNDPDVVAVIGASSALLISKIPFTTPVGAVRVGRINGEFIINPSYKQIEESDVNIVVAGTKEAIMMVEGGANEISEKDMLDAILFGHEQIKKIIALQEEFASAANPQKSETIVIPDDPDLKVKVKELSLEKINRAVRIGRKQHREEALGKILEELLAIAGEDKQKGLLIKKYYHEAEREEMRRVILEEGIRADGRSVTDIRPITCEVGVLPRTHGSAVFTRGETQALVVTTLGTSQDEQRVDALEGESRKTFMLHYNFPAFSVGETASMRNPGRREIGHGNLAERSLLAVLPKDKFPYTIRIVSDILESNGSSSMATVCGATLSLMDAGVPIKDPVAGIAMGLIKEGEKVSILSDILGIEDHLGDMDFKVAGTKKGITAFQMDIKIFGVTKEIMEKSLEQARVGRIHILDEMEKAISKPRENLSVYAPRILTHYVRPDKIGEIIGPGGKMIRSIIEKTGAKIEIDDSGRVNISSVSEESANKALEIIKDISQEPEIGKIYFGKVKKIMDFGAFVEIFPKTEGLVHISQLADYRVNNVSDEVREGEEIAVKLIDIDEQGRLKLSRKEALKEGKKS, from the coding sequence ATGATTAAAAAAGAGATAAATCTAAATGACTTGATGCTAAGTATTGAAACCGGAAGATTGGCAAAACAGGCTGATGGCGCAGTGCTTGTCAGATATGGCGATGTAATGGTGCTTGTCACAGCAGTTGCCGCAGACACTCCGAGAGAGAATATAGATTTCCTCCCTTTTACTGTAGACTACCGAGAAAAGGCATATGCCGCAGGTAAAATACCGGGCGGGTTTTTTAAGCGCGAGGGAAGACCTCAGGAAAAAGAAATTCTTACCTCAAGGCTGATTGACAGGCCTTTAAGACCTCTTTTCCCTGATGAGTACTACTATGAAGTACAGGTGATTGCCACAGTCCTTTCAGCAGACCAGCAAAACGACCCTGATGTTGTAGCAGTAATAGGGGCTTCTTCTGCTCTTTTGATTTCAAAAATACCTTTCACCACGCCTGTTGGAGCTGTAAGGGTTGGAAGAATCAACGGAGAATTTATTATTAATCCATCCTACAAACAGATTGAAGAGAGTGATGTCAACATAGTAGTGGCGGGGACAAAAGAAGCAATAATGATGGTTGAAGGCGGAGCTAATGAGATAAGTGAAAAAGATATGCTTGATGCTATTCTGTTCGGTCATGAGCAGATTAAAAAAATAATTGCTTTACAGGAAGAGTTTGCGTCAGCAGCCAACCCGCAAAAATCTGAGACAATTGTAATACCGGATGACCCGGATTTGAAAGTTAAGGTTAAAGAACTTTCTCTTGAGAAAATCAACAGGGCGGTGAGGATTGGGAGAAAACAGCACAGAGAGGAAGCGCTTGGCAAGATTCTGGAAGAATTACTTGCAATAGCAGGAGAGGACAAGCAGAAAGGACTTCTGATAAAAAAATATTATCATGAAGCAGAAAGAGAAGAAATGAGAAGGGTAATTCTCGAGGAAGGGATTAGAGCTGACGGAAGAAGCGTAACAGATATAAGACCAATAACCTGCGAGGTTGGGGTGCTTCCGCGAACACACGGCTCAGCTGTATTTACAAGGGGTGAAACGCAGGCGCTGGTTGTTACAACCCTGGGCACATCACAGGACGAGCAAAGAGTTGATGCCCTTGAGGGTGAAAGCAGAAAAACATTTATGCTTCACTATAATTTTCCTGCATTCAGTGTTGGTGAAACAGCCTCTATGAGAAATCCCGGAAGAAGGGAAATAGGTCATGGAAACCTTGCTGAAAGGTCATTGCTTGCAGTGCTTCCAAAAGATAAATTTCCTTATACGATCAGGATAGTGTCAGATATTCTGGAATCAAACGGGTCTTCTTCTATGGCTACAGTATGCGGTGCGACTTTATCTCTGATGGACGCAGGTGTTCCTATAAAGGACCCTGTTGCAGGAATCGCAATGGGTCTTATAAAGGAAGGAGAGAAAGTTTCAATACTGTCAGATATCCTGGGAATTGAAGATCATCTTGGCGATATGGATTTTAAGGTTGCAGGAACAAAAAAAGGCATAACAGCATTTCAGATGGATATAAAAATATTTGGTGTAACAAAAGAGATTATGGAAAAATCCTTGGAGCAGGCAAGGGTTGGAAGAATACATATACTTGATGAAATGGAAAAAGCAATATCAAAACCCAGAGAAAACCTTTCAGTCTATGCACCAAGAATACTTACCCATTATGTAAGACCTGATAAAATTGGTGAAATCATAGGTCCCGGCGGTAAGATGATAAGAAGTATCATAGAAAAAACAGGTGCAAAAATTGAAATAGACGATAGCGGAAGGGTAAACATTTCTTCAGTCAGCGAAGAATCAGCAAACAAAGCATTAGAGATAATAAAAGATATAAGCCAGGAACCTGAAATAGGCAAGATATACTTTGGAAAAGTAAAAAAGATTATGGATTTCGGGGCTTTCGTTGAAATATTTCCAAAAACAGAAGGGCTTGTTCATATCTCACAGCTTGCTGATTACCGGGTAAATAATGTTTCTGATGAAGTCAGGGAAGGTGAAGAAATTGCTGTCAAATTAATTGATATAGATGAACAGGGAAGACTGAAACTGAGCAGGAAGGAAGCATTAAAAGAAGGAAAGAAGAGTTGA
- a CDS encoding 30S ribosomal protein S15: MVLTKDKKSELINKHQHRDGDTGSTEVQIALFTERINYLTEHFKTHKKDHHSRRGLLQLVGKRRRLLDYLKDKDFQRYKNIVEKLNLRK, translated from the coding sequence TTGGTATTAACAAAGGATAAAAAGTCTGAACTAATAAACAAGCATCAGCATCGTGATGGCGATACCGGGTCTACAGAGGTTCAGATTGCGCTCTTTACTGAAAGGATTAACTATTTAACTGAACATTTTAAAACTCATAAAAAAGACCACCACTCAAGAAGGGGACTCCTTCAACTAGTTGGTAAAAGAAGAAGACTTCTTGATTATCTAAAAGATAAAGATTTTCAAAGATACAAGAACATTGTTGAAAAATTAAATCTGAGAAAATAA